From Triticum aestivum cultivar Chinese Spring chromosome 4A, IWGSC CS RefSeq v2.1, whole genome shotgun sequence, a single genomic window includes:
- the LOC123087473 gene encoding uncharacterized protein, with translation MDGAAHIASDSSEDDRASSSASSIGSASWRSRPHKWIHLRGRRRRRPLSARRGEGGEANGKGDGDDVQDLALPLRRCPSRRFLPRLSYDRTSGVKAKLLPMVPNEKARRYQLYEKTPAHAHSILYEVKSFPLNIFGTKMVVMSARRSCAYCWLLIL, from the exons ATGGATGGGGCCGCCCACATCGCTAGCGACTCCTCGGAGGACGACAGGGCCTCCTCCTCCGCGTCCTCTATCGGTTCGGCCTCCTGGCGCTCCCGGCCGCACAAGTGGATTCACCTGcgggggcgccggcgccggcgaccgTTGTCCGCTCGGAGAGGAGAGGGCGGTGAAGCCAACGGCAAGGGCGACGGTGACGACGTGCAGGACCTCGCGCTGCCGCTGAGGAGATGTCCTTCGCGGCGGTTCTTGCCCAG GTTATCATATGACAGAACGTCTGGGGTGAAAGCTAAGCTACTTCCAATG GTCCCAAATGAGAAGGCAAGAAGGTATCAGCTGTATGAGAAGACCCCCGCACATGCCCATTCCATTCTCTATGAAGTCAAAAGTTTCCCACTGAATATATTTGGTACTAAAATGGTCGTTATGTCAGCACGACGATCGTGTGCCTATTGTTGGCTCTTAATTCTTTAG